Proteins from a single region of Candidatus Dependentiae bacterium:
- a CDS encoding tyrosine-protein phosphatase has protein sequence MKYLCRVVITIIILSIQKLPARENTHTQPPNQMKTAPTTTNTAINVTSDTEKVLYHLLKGCLTQFRKNGLQAALDEFYVLAHNHIFPEDNFFPVQEGHLYRCRQLSGQRFAHYIDKFGIKTIINLRGVESRPTWWQEEIAVSRKKNVNHYDIHMDAKVMTPKSQLLELLYIYDNAPRPILIHCKSGADRTGEAAAIWVLDQMGRSNTEAARQLAVDFGHSPGRFPAKDFLIKIWQNRQWLIREYNPSNYPQFARSGKGVQCLQNRSITPVVITAQK, from the coding sequence ATGAAGTATCTATGCAGAGTAGTAATAACAATCATTATCTTATCAATACAAAAGCTGCCAGCCCGGGAAAATACGCATACTCAACCTCCTAATCAAATGAAAACAGCACCTACTACAACCAATACAGCTATAAATGTTACTTCTGATACTGAAAAAGTCCTTTATCACCTTCTTAAAGGATGCTTAACTCAATTTAGAAAAAATGGGCTCCAAGCTGCGCTTGATGAATTTTATGTACTAGCCCACAACCATATCTTTCCAGAAGACAACTTTTTCCCAGTTCAAGAAGGACATCTCTATCGCTGTCGTCAGCTATCTGGTCAACGCTTTGCTCATTACATTGATAAATTCGGCATTAAAACAATTATAAACCTCCGCGGCGTAGAATCTCGCCCAACCTGGTGGCAAGAAGAAATAGCAGTCTCTCGCAAAAAAAATGTAAATCACTATGATATCCACATGGATGCAAAAGTCATGACCCCTAAAAGTCAACTTTTAGAACTCCTCTATATATATGACAATGCACCTCGACCAATATTGATTCACTGCAAATCTGGCGCAGACCGCACAGGAGAAGCCGCCGCCATTTGGGTATTAGATCAGATGGGACGTAGCAATACAGAAGCAGCTCGACAATTAGCAGTTGATTTTGGACATAGCCCTGGACGCTTCCCTGCAAAAGACTTTTTGATTAAAATCTGGCAAAATCGTCAATGGCTTATACGCGAATATAATCCATCTAACTATCCACAATTTGCGCGGTCAGGAAAAGGCGTACAATGTTTACAGAACAGATCGATTACACCGGTTGTAATCACTGCTCAAAAATAA